GACGCGGCCTGATCGCCGAGCACCCCTGCCTGGACTGCAAGGGCAGCGGCCGGGCGAAGTCGTCCCGGACCATGCAGGTCCGTATCCCGGCGGGCGTCACCGACGGCCAGCGGATCCGGCTGCGCGGCAAGGGCGCACCGGGCGAGCGCGGCGGCCCCGCCGGCGACCTGTACGTCACCGTGCATGTGGACGCCCACCCGGTCTTCGGCCGCAAGGGCGACAACCTCACGGTGACGGTGCCGGTGACGTTCGCGGAGGCGGCACTGGGCGGCGAGGTCCGGGTCCCGACCCTGGGCGGCCCGTCCGTCACGCTCAAGCTGCCGCCGGGCACACCCAACGGCCGCACCATGCGCGCCCGGGGCAAGGGCGCGGTCCGCAAGGACGGAACCCGCGGCGACCTGTTGGTCACCGTCGAGGTGAGTGTCCCGAAGGACCTGACGGGGAAGGCTCGTGATGCGCTGGAGGCGTATCGCGAGGCCACTGCGGGCGAGGACCCGCGGGCGGAGCTGTTCCAGGCCGCGAAGGGAGCATGAAGCAGATGGACGGTCGTCGACGCAACCCGTATGAACTGACCGAGGAAACCCCGGTCTACGTCATCTCGGTGGCGGCCCAGCTCTCCGGCCTGCACCCACAGACGCTGCGCCAGTACGACCGCCTGGGCCTGGTCTCCCCGGACCGCACCCCCGGCCGGGGCCGGCGCTACTCGGCCCGCGACATCGAACTGCTGCGCACCGTTCAGCAGTTGTCGCAGGACGAGGGCATCAACCTGGCCGGCATCAAGCGGATCATCGAACTGGAGAACCAAGTCGCCGCCCTCCAGTCCCGGGTCGCGGAACTGCAAGCGGCCCTCGACGGCGCCGCCGCCGCGATGCAGCAGCGCGAGGCCGCGGTGCACGCGTCGTACCGCCGCGACCTGGTGCCGTACCAGGAGGTGCAGCAGACCAGCGCGCTGGTGGTGTGGCGGCCCAAGCGGCAGCAGACGTCGGACTGACGAGCACGTACCCGAACGCGCACGTACACGCGAAGGGGCCCGGAGGATTCTCCGGGCCCCCTCGCGTGCTCAGGGTCGTGCGCAGTGCTCCTGATGGCCTGTGGTTCCTTGGTGCGACTGGGTATCACGGGGTGGTGTTCAATGTGATGGGATCAGCCTTTTATGGCACTTTCCGGTGATTGTTTATCGTGAGGTGCGGGAGCGTGATGGTGCATTCGGTAGCGTGCGTGTCACTGCGAGGCCGGTGAGAGCAGCAGTCACGATTCCGGTCTCCTCGAGAATCCGCCCCGTGCCCAGGAAAGCGACGCGGGGTCCCCGCCCCGCCCGGGTCCACACCGGGCGGAAAGCGTCCGGCGGGGCGGATACCGCAGCCTCCGAATCGCCGCAGCCGGCGGCGCCACAGGCGGCAGGTACCGCACACGATGAGCACCCGCACCGCACCCCGCGGCGACGGCCCACGGTCCCACGGCAGGTGTCCAAACCCCGCCCAGCACGACGGACCACTTCCCGGCATCCAGGATCACCCAGGATCGCCCAGGGAACCTCAGCTCATCAGCGACGCTACTCAGGCGGCATGACCGCCCAGTCGCCGCCGGCCGCCGACTCGGTGCCGTCGGCGTACAGGGCGGTCACCCAGTAGAAGTGGGTGGTGCCCGTGGCGGCGGCGGTGTCCACGTAGGAGGTCGCCGTCGTGGTGGCCGCCAGCTTCTCGTACGCCTTGGTGTCCGGATTCCAGCGGTAGACCTGGTAGCCGGTGGCGTCGGTCACGGGGTACCAGGACAGGTCGACGTTCCCCTGGTTGGGGATCGCCGTCAGCCGGACCGGCGAGTCCTCCGGCGTCGGCACGCTCGGCGTGATGTCGAGCTCGGTGGCGCTCACGATCTCGCCCGACTTGCTCCACTCGTACGGGGAGTTCCAGGAGGTGTCGTAGACGTCGATGAGGAAGCAGCGCTCCACGCCGTCCGGGAGGGTGGTGTACCTGTACGAGGTGACTCCGGGCGCCAGCCACGCCTCCTGGTGCGCGGAGCAGACGCTGTCCTCCCCGTCGCGCAGGAGCTCGCCCGTGTAGACGACGTACCGGAACAGGTCGGGTGCCGGGTTCGCGTCCCAGTCCAGCACGAATCCGTACTTGGTCGGGGTGACCGTCAGCCCGGTGACGGTGGGGGGCGGGGTGTCGTCCTGGCGCGTCCCGCTGGCGGTGGCGGACCGCGCGGACTCGTTGCCCGCCGCGTCGAGCGCGCTCACCCGGTAGTAGTACGTGGTGCGCACGGTCGCCGAGGTGTCCTTGTAGGAGAGCTGGGCCGTGTCGGTGAGGCGGGTGTACGTGCCGTCCGCGCTCGCCGCCCGGTACACCCGGTACGAGGCCGCTCCCGGCACGGCGCTCCAGCCGACCCGCAGCCCGCCCGCCTCGGAGGCGTCGGTGATCTCCACGCCGGCCGGCACGCCGGGCGCGACCCGGTCGACGGTGGTGACGAGCTGATCGGCCGTACCCGTCGAGACGTTGCCCGCCTTGTCGTAGGCGCGGACCTCGTAGTAGTAGGCGTCGCCGGCGACCGGGAGGGTGGCGTCCGTGTACGAGGTGGAGGTGGTCGTCGCGAGGGGCGTGCTGCCGTACGACGTCCCCTTGAGACGGCGGTAGACCCTGTACCCGGCGAGGTCCATCTCCTTGTTCTTCGCCCAGATCAGCTTCGCCCTGCCGGTGGTGGTGTCGTACGACACCGAAGTCCCGGTCGGCGTCAGCGGCTTGACGGTGTCGACGGTCGCCGAGGTGCGGGGCGTGTAGGCGAACTTGACGTTCGCGCTGCCGGTCCAGTTGACGTAGTCGACGCGGAGGGTGTGTTTGCCGGAGGGGATGGTGACGTTGACGGTCTTGGAGACGGTGGTGGAGAGGTTCTTCCAGAGGTCGATCTTGCGGACGCCGTCGAGGTAGACGCGGATGCCGTCCAGCCCGGAGGCGGAGAGGGCGAAGGGACCGCCGGAGCCGAAGTCCCGGGTCACGGACCACCGCACGCCGAAGTTGTTCGTCGGCAGGCCGGAGGCCGGGGCGCCCGTGCCCCAGTTCTGGTCGATGGCGTTGTCGCAGTCCGTCTTCTTCGGCGTGCCGGAGAAGGTGGTGTTGGCGAAGAACTGCCGCTTGAAGACCGGCGAGGTGCAGGTCGTGGCGGCCGACGCGGGGGCGGCGAGGGCCGTGAGCAGGCCGCCCGCCGTCGCCAGGACGACGGCCGGTGCCGTGGCCCGCAGGGCGAGGCTTCTCATGGTTACGCTCCGCTCGGCGGGACCACGACGGGGGCGAGGCCGGAGAAGGCCTCCGAGCCGTCCGCGGCGATCGTCGAGATCATGTAGTAGCTGGTCGTGGCGCTCGGTGTGGCCGGGTCGGTGTAGCCGCGGGCGTCGGCGGTCAGGGGTACGTCGGTGAGCCGGACGTACTGGCCCGCCGCACGGTCCCAGCGGTAGACGTGGAAGCCGGTGGTCGTGCAGCCGGTGCCGCAGGTCCACGACAGTGCCGCGCGGCCCGTCTCGTCCGCCACCGCGGACAGGGTCCAGGCGGCGGTGTTCGGAGGGGCCTGGGAGGGGGTGAGCTCGAACTCGTTGACACTCACGTTGGCGGAGACGCTCTCCGGGTAACCCCTCAGCGTGTAAAGGGAGTTGTGGCTCGTGTCCACCGAGTCCACGAAGTAGAACCAGTACTCGTCGTTCGGGACGTTGAGATCGGTGAACCGGGTCGTGCCGGGCGGGAGCGAGGCGAGCCGCTCGTAGGTGGACTCGTCGCGGAGGTCGGTCGCCCGGTAGACGTTGTACGACTTGAGGTCCGGGGCGGGGTTCTCGTCCCACTCCAGGACCGTGCCGTACTCCGTGCTCGTATGGGTCAGGCCGGTGACGGCGGGCGGCGGGGTGGTGTCCACGAGGCCCGCGTAGGCCGGCCGCGAGGGAGCCGACTCCCGGCCCGCGCTGTCGACGCTGGTGACGTGGTAGCCGTACGACGTGTGCCGCTCGGCGGAGAAGTCGGTGCAGCCGTACTCCGGGTAGTAGTCGGCCTCGTTGCCCACCCGGTACGACTCACAGGTGATCTGCGCGGGGACGGCGTCCGGGTCGGAGCGGTCCCAGCGGTAGACGCGGAAGCTCGTCGGTGCGGCCTTCGAGGTCGTCCAGCGCACCTCGATCCCGGTCTCCGCCTCGTTCGTGCGCGGGATGTCCATGGAGGGCACGGCCAGCGGCCGGGCGAAGGCGAGGACCTGCGAGGCGGCGGTGTTGCCGGCGGGGTCCTTGGCGACGACCTTGTAGTACGAGGTGTCGCCGTAGGGCGCGGTCTCGTCCAGGCGGCTCGACCCGTACGAGATGCCCAGCTTGACGAACTCCCCGTCGGGGGAGGCGGCACGGTAGACGTCGTACGTCACGTCGAAGGTGTCGTCCTGCCAGTCGAGGCTGACCCCGCGCACGGGGTCGTCGCTCGCGGACACCACCGGCGTCAGCGGGGCGGTCTTGTCGACGGTCGTGACGAGCTTGTCGGCGCTGCCCGCCGACTCGTTGCCGGCCTTGTCCACGGCGCGCACCTCGTAGTAGTACGCGGCACCGGTGGGCAGGAGCGCCTCGGTGAACGAGGTGCCGGTGAGCGGGGCGCCACCGCTGACCCTGTAGTAGTCGGCCCTGCCCTTGTCCCGCCGGTAGACGCGGTACCCGGCGAGGTCCATCTCCCGGTTCTTCGCCCAGGTGACCTTGGCCTTGCTGGTGGCGGGGTCGTACGCGACCGCGGCGCCCGTCGGGGCAAGGGGCTTGACCTTGTCGACGGTTGCCGAAGTGCGGGGCGTGTAGGCGAACTTGACGTTCGCGCTGCCGGTCCAGTTGACGTAGTCGACGCGCAGGGTGTGCTTGCCGGAGGGGATGGTGACGTTGACGG
The nucleotide sequence above comes from Streptomyces sp. NL15-2K. Encoded proteins:
- a CDS encoding helix-turn-helix transcriptional regulator, with amino-acid sequence MDGRRRNPYELTEETPVYVISVAAQLSGLHPQTLRQYDRLGLVSPDRTPGRGRRYSARDIELLRTVQQLSQDEGINLAGIKRIIELENQVAALQSRVAELQAALDGAAAAMQQREAAVHASYRRDLVPYQEVQQTSALVVWRPKRQQTSD
- a CDS encoding PA14 domain-containing protein, yielding MRSLALRATAPAVVLATAGGLLTALAAPASAATTCTSPVFKRQFFANTTFSGTPKKTDCDNAIDQNWGTGAPASGLPTNNFGVRWSVTRDFGSGGPFALSASGLDGIRVYLDGVRKIDLWKNLSTTVSKTVNVTIPSGKHTLRVDYVNWTGSANVKFAYTPRTSATVDTVKPLTPTGTSVSYDTTTGRAKLIWAKNKEMDLAGYRVYRRLKGTSYGSTPLATTTSTSYTDATLPVAGDAYYYEVRAYDKAGNVSTGTADQLVTTVDRVAPGVPAGVEITDASEAGGLRVGWSAVPGAASYRVYRAASADGTYTRLTDTAQLSYKDTSATVRTTYYYRVSALDAAGNESARSATASGTRQDDTPPPTVTGLTVTPTKYGFVLDWDANPAPDLFRYVVYTGELLRDGEDSVCSAHQEAWLAPGVTSYRYTTLPDGVERCFLIDVYDTSWNSPYEWSKSGEIVSATELDITPSVPTPEDSPVRLTAIPNQGNVDLSWYPVTDATGYQVYRWNPDTKAYEKLAATTTATSYVDTAAATGTTHFYWVTALYADGTESAAGGDWAVMPPE
- a CDS encoding PA14 domain-containing protein, yielding MNPARRTTAAAATAVVLATAGGLLTVTAVPASAAVTCTSPVFKRQFFANTTFSGTPKKTDCDNAIDQNWGTGAPASGLPTNNFGVRWSVTRDFGSGGPFALSASGLDGIRVYLDGVRKVDLWKNVSTTVSKTVNVTIPSGKHTLRVDYVNWTGSANVKFAYTPRTSATVDKVKPLAPTGAAVAYDPATSKAKVTWAKNREMDLAGYRVYRRDKGRADYYRVSGGAPLTGTSFTEALLPTGAAYYYEVRAVDKAGNESAGSADKLVTTVDKTAPLTPVVSASDDPVRGVSLDWQDDTFDVTYDVYRAASPDGEFVKLGISYGSSRLDETAPYGDTSYYKVVAKDPAGNTAASQVLAFARPLAVPSMDIPRTNEAETGIEVRWTTSKAAPTSFRVYRWDRSDPDAVPAQITCESYRVGNEADYYPEYGCTDFSAERHTSYGYHVTSVDSAGRESAPSRPAYAGLVDTTPPPAVTGLTHTSTEYGTVLEWDENPAPDLKSYNVYRATDLRDESTYERLASLPPGTTRFTDLNVPNDEYWFYFVDSVDTSHNSLYTLRGYPESVSANVSVNEFELTPSQAPPNTAAWTLSAVADETGRAALSWTCGTGCTTTGFHVYRWDRAAGQYVRLTDVPLTADARGYTDPATPSATTSYYMISTIAADGSEAFSGLAPVVVPPSGA